One window of the Calorimonas adulescens genome contains the following:
- a CDS encoding MOSC domain-containing protein — protein MARVTAVNISQEKGVVKEPIPLGYFKENHGLMGDAHAGEWHRQVSLLGQESIDKITALGIKGLCTGKFAENLTTEGIDLYRYPVGTKLRIGETIMEISQIGKKCHKKCAIFEQVGVCAMPLEGVFARVLKGGYIRPGDEIEVLE, from the coding sequence ATGGCAAGGGTTACCGCTGTAAATATCAGCCAGGAAAAGGGTGTGGTAAAAGAACCTATACCATTGGGGTATTTTAAGGAAAATCATGGACTCATGGGAGATGCCCATGCAGGAGAATGGCATAGACAGGTGAGCCTGTTAGGCCAGGAGAGCATAGACAAGATTACTGCCTTGGGGATTAAGGGGCTTTGTACCGGAAAATTTGCAGAAAATCTTACGACCGAGGGTATAGACCTATACAGATATCCCGTTGGGACAAAGCTCAGGATAGGCGAAACCATTATGGAGATTAGCCAGATAGGGAAAAAATGCCATAAGAAGTGTGCTATTTTTGAACAGGTGGGTGTATGTGCCATGCCCCTTGAGGGTGTATTTGCCAGGGTATTAAAGGGAGGATATATAAGACCGGGAGATGAGATAGAGGTCCTGGAATGA
- the moaC gene encoding cyclic pyranopterin monophosphate synthase MoaC, whose protein sequence is MEFTHFNEEGRARMVDVSDKDITARVAEARGTIVMKPDTIDLIRSMKIEKGDVLAVAQVAGIMAAKRTSDLIPMCHPVMTTGIDIDFTVQENSIDVRARVKTVERTGVEMEALTAVSVACLTIYDMCKAVDRGMRIGDIRLTYKSGGKSGEYRGE, encoded by the coding sequence ATGGAATTTACCCATTTCAATGAGGAAGGCCGGGCCAGGATGGTAGATGTGAGCGATAAGGACATAACGGCCAGGGTTGCTGAAGCGAGAGGCACTATAGTAATGAAGCCAGATACCATAGACCTCATACGGTCAATGAAAATTGAAAAGGGAGATGTGCTGGCTGTAGCACAGGTAGCCGGCATAATGGCCGCCAAGAGGACATCGGATTTAATACCCATGTGTCACCCTGTTATGACTACAGGCATTGATATAGATTTTACAGTACAGGAAAACAGTATAGATGTGAGGGCTAGGGTAAAGACAGTAGAAAGGACAGGCGTGGAGATGGAAGCCCTCACTGCTGTATCTGTTGCCTGCTTGACAATTTATGATATGTGCAAAGCAGTAGATCGGGGAATGAGGATAGGAGATATAAGGCTTACGTACAAGTCTGGTGGGAAATCTGGAGAATATAGGGGGGAATAG
- the moaA gene encoding GTP 3',8-cyclase MoaA yields the protein MRDEFGREIDYLRISITDRCNLRCRYCMPEDGVKWIPKSEILSFEEILEVCRAASKLGFKKFRLTGGEPLVRLGIIGFIEKISKIDGIDDIAMTTNGILLGDMADELKMAGLKRINVSLDTLNPEKYRYITRGGDVKRVLDGIRKAFYAGLYPVKINTVLIKGFNDDEIDDLVNLTSIYPVDVRFIELMPIGEAMNMDYIPCDRVLDGGKLIPLGEDGVASYYRLENAIGRVGLIRPMSCKFCSRCNRLRLTSDGRLKPCLLKDMEVDLKGPLRRGEDIVPVIKKALDIKPKEHEADAGEYLKNGDMYEIGG from the coding sequence TTGAGGGATGAATTTGGGAGAGAGATTGATTACCTCAGAATTTCGATTACCGACCGATGCAATTTGAGATGCCGCTACTGTATGCCTGAGGATGGAGTGAAATGGATACCAAAATCGGAGATACTGTCTTTTGAAGAGATACTGGAGGTATGCAGGGCAGCGTCAAAGCTGGGATTCAAAAAGTTTCGTCTTACCGGCGGGGAGCCCCTTGTAAGGCTTGGTATAATTGGCTTCATAGAAAAGATATCAAAGATAGATGGAATAGATGATATAGCCATGACGACCAACGGCATACTCCTGGGAGATATGGCAGATGAGCTTAAAATGGCTGGATTAAAGAGAATAAATGTAAGCTTGGACACCTTAAACCCAGAAAAATACCGCTATATAACCAGGGGCGGTGATGTAAAAAGGGTGCTGGATGGGATAAGAAAGGCCTTTTATGCCGGGCTTTACCCTGTAAAAATAAATACAGTCCTGATAAAAGGGTTTAATGACGATGAGATAGATGACCTGGTTAACCTTACCAGCATTTATCCTGTTGATGTCAGGTTTATAGAGCTGATGCCCATAGGCGAGGCAATGAATATGGACTACATCCCGTGTGATCGGGTATTGGATGGCGGAAAATTGATACCCCTGGGTGAGGATGGTGTGGCAAGCTACTACAGGCTGGAAAACGCCATAGGCAGGGTTGGACTTATAAGACCAATGAGCTGCAAATTCTGCTCAAGATGCAACAGGTTGAGGCTTACCTCCGATGGCCGGTTAAAGCCATGTCTCTTAAAGGATATGGAGGTGGATTTGAAAGGGCCTCTGCGCAGGGGTGAGGATATTGTACCCGTAATCAAAAAGGCCTTAGACATAAAGCCAAAGGAACATGAGGCAGATGCAGGTGAGTATTTAAAGAACGGGGATATGTATGAGATAGGAGGGTGA
- a CDS encoding molybdopterin biosynthesis protein → MNEVYLQNMDMEEAVEIFLGSCNVKMEVERIKTKEAQGRITARPVYSINSSPHFNAAAMDGIAVRSYETFGATRLNHKRLKKGINYMVVDTGDPLPEGFDAVIMVENLIRISDDEVEITEPAVPWQHVRPIGEDMAANELIIPTNHRITPVDIGAMLAGGVLEVEVYRVPRVGIIPTGTEIVKPGSELKPGDIVEFNSSIISGYVREWGGEPAVYEIVPDDRELLKKALERACDECDIVMTIAGSSAGREDYTSSIIEEMGRMLVHGVATKPAKPVILGLIQNKPFIGVPGYPVSCYFTLDNYLKPLLYKVNRQILPARSQIDAIVSHKLVSSLKEKEFVRIKLGKVGDKLIATSLNRGAGVIMSLVRADGILIIPKESEGYEAGEQVRVELLKDIREIEGTLVVIGSHDLLIDVLSDFLHARFPFYSLSSANVGSMGGIMALTRGECHLAPMHLLDFDTGEYNVSYIKKYLKDKRISLIKFVKRVQGFIVPKGNPKDIRNFTDLVRDDVTFVNRQRGAGTRLLLDYNLQKLGINPASIKGYEHEEYTHLQVAAQVASGAVDTGLGVKSAAQAFNLDFIPVGEEEYDLAIPTEFLEMDNVKKLLDIMRSDEFKREVDRLGGYDTSNIGTILHIT, encoded by the coding sequence ATGAATGAGGTTTACCTTCAAAATATGGACATGGAAGAGGCAGTGGAAATTTTCCTCGGTAGCTGCAATGTAAAGATGGAGGTTGAAAGGATAAAGACAAAGGAGGCACAGGGCAGGATTACGGCCAGGCCGGTTTACTCCATAAACTCCTCACCCCATTTCAATGCAGCGGCCATGGATGGTATAGCTGTAAGGTCCTATGAGACATTTGGAGCTACGCGCCTCAACCACAAAAGGTTAAAGAAGGGTATCAACTATATGGTTGTGGACACGGGTGATCCTCTACCCGAAGGTTTTGACGCAGTTATCATGGTGGAAAATCTTATTAGAATAAGCGACGATGAGGTTGAGATAACAGAGCCGGCAGTGCCTTGGCAACATGTAAGGCCTATAGGAGAGGACATGGCAGCCAATGAGCTCATCATCCCCACCAACCACAGGATTACACCGGTGGATATAGGGGCTATGCTGGCAGGCGGTGTACTGGAGGTGGAGGTATACAGGGTGCCGAGGGTAGGCATCATACCCACAGGCACAGAGATAGTAAAACCTGGCTCTGAGTTAAAACCCGGAGATATTGTGGAGTTTAATTCCAGCATAATTTCAGGTTATGTGAGGGAATGGGGCGGAGAGCCTGCAGTGTATGAGATTGTACCCGATGACAGGGAACTTCTTAAAAAGGCACTGGAGAGGGCATGTGATGAATGTGATATTGTCATGACCATAGCCGGTTCCTCTGCAGGGAGAGAGGACTACACCTCATCCATTATTGAGGAGATGGGCAGGATGCTTGTCCATGGCGTGGCCACAAAGCCGGCCAAGCCTGTTATTCTTGGTCTTATTCAGAACAAACCATTTATAGGTGTGCCCGGTTATCCGGTGTCATGTTATTTTACTCTGGATAACTATTTAAAGCCCTTGCTTTACAAGGTGAACAGGCAGATTTTACCGGCCAGGTCGCAGATAGATGCCATAGTCTCCCACAAGCTTGTATCATCGTTAAAAGAAAAGGAGTTTGTAAGGATAAAGCTTGGCAAGGTAGGGGATAAGCTCATTGCCACATCCTTAAACAGGGGCGCTGGGGTCATAATGTCGCTGGTCAGAGCAGATGGCATACTGATAATACCCAAGGAAAGCGAAGGATATGAGGCAGGAGAGCAGGTGAGGGTGGAGCTGCTAAAGGACATAAGGGAGATAGAGGGGACATTAGTGGTAATCGGAAGTCATGACCTGCTCATAGATGTCCTGTCTGATTTTCTCCATGCCAGGTTTCCGTTCTACAGCTTATCATCAGCCAATGTGGGGAGCATGGGTGGTATAATGGCCCTGACAAGAGGAGAATGCCATTTGGCACCGATGCATCTTTTAGATTTTGATACAGGGGAGTATAATGTGTCATATATAAAGAAATACCTCAAGGACAAAAGGATTTCGCTCATAAAGTTTGTTAAAAGAGTGCAGGGGTTTATTGTACCAAAGGGTAATCCCAAGGATATTAGGAATTTTACAGACCTGGTAAGAGACGATGTCACCTTTGTAAACAGGCAGAGGGGAGCTGGTACAAGGCTTCTTCTTGACTATAACCTTCAGAAACTGGGGATAAACCCTGCAAGTATAAAGGGATACGAGCACGAGGAGTACACACATCTGCAGGTGGCAGCACAGGTGGCAAGCGGCGCTGTGGATACGGGGCTGGGTGTAAAGTCGGCGGCTCAGGCCTTTAATCTGGATTTTATCCCTGTAGGTGAGGAGGAATATGATCTGGCCATACCAACAGAGTTTCTGGAAATGGATAATGTAAAAAAACTCCTGGACATAATGAGATCGGATGAGTTTAAAAGAGAAGTCGATAGACTGGGCGGATACGATACTTCTAATATTGGAACTATATTACATATAACATAA
- the glp gene encoding gephyrin-like molybdotransferase Glp — MLEVLRTSEVIDIINNEFRYDEAEEVGLLESLGRIVSREIISPEDLPPFSRSTVDGYAVFAADTFGSSEALPSYLTIQGEVRMGEATDIKLERYHTVYVPTGGMLPEGADSVVMIEYTERLGKEVTVARPVAPGENIISRGDDVKRGDLLFTKGHRIRPQDVGVLAALGIIKVPVFKKLRVGILSTGDELVSPGENPGPGEVRDINLYSLAASVVKDGGTPEVYGIVKDDFKSLRKVLSDMLLDNDIVLISGGSSVGVRDMTERVMGSFDGSRMLVHGVSVKPGKPTLLACIDGKAVFGLPGHPVSALTIYGLFVRPIISHGELDSDVYVTARMAENYSSNHGREEYLPVRLEEDGNEYLAYPVYGESGLITSLTRAHGVVRIEAGREGLNRGQVVKVRLY; from the coding sequence ATGCTGGAGGTTTTGAGAACATCTGAGGTTATTGATATTATAAACAATGAGTTCAGGTATGATGAGGCTGAGGAGGTGGGCCTTCTGGAGTCACTGGGGAGGATAGTTTCCCGGGAAATAATTTCTCCGGAAGACCTGCCTCCTTTCAGCCGGAGTACGGTGGATGGGTATGCGGTTTTTGCAGCAGATACATTTGGGTCCAGTGAGGCCTTGCCGTCATACCTTACCATCCAGGGCGAGGTGAGGATGGGAGAGGCGACCGATATTAAGCTGGAAAGATACCACACCGTATATGTGCCTACAGGCGGTATGTTGCCAGAGGGTGCTGATTCGGTGGTTATGATAGAGTACACGGAGAGGCTGGGCAAAGAGGTGACAGTGGCCAGGCCGGTAGCGCCGGGAGAGAATATCATTTCAAGAGGAGACGATGTGAAAAGAGGTGACCTGCTTTTTACAAAAGGCCACAGGATAAGGCCGCAGGACGTGGGAGTGTTAGCTGCTCTTGGGATAATAAAGGTGCCTGTATTTAAAAAGTTGAGGGTAGGTATATTATCCACGGGGGACGAATTAGTAAGCCCAGGAGAGAATCCAGGTCCGGGGGAAGTGAGAGACATAAACTTGTATTCTCTGGCAGCATCTGTAGTGAAGGATGGAGGGACACCAGAGGTGTATGGTATAGTGAAGGACGACTTCAAATCATTGAGGAAAGTTCTTTCAGACATGCTGCTGGATAATGACATAGTCCTGATATCTGGCGGAAGCTCTGTAGGGGTGAGGGACATGACAGAAAGGGTGATGGGATCATTTGATGGGTCCCGTATGTTGGTACACGGTGTCTCCGTTAAGCCTGGTAAACCCACTCTGCTGGCCTGTATAGACGGCAAAGCTGTGTTTGGCCTGCCTGGCCACCCTGTATCTGCTTTGACTATCTACGGGCTTTTTGTAAGGCCTATTATATCCCATGGGGAACTGGATTCCGATGTATATGTAACAGCACGCATGGCAGAGAATTACTCATCCAACCATGGGAGAGAGGAATATCTGCCGGTCAGGCTTGAAGAGGATGGAAATGAGTACCTTGCCTATCCAGTCTATGGAGAATCTGGTCTAATCACATCGCTTACCAGAGCCCATGGGGTTGTACGAATAGAAGCTGGCAGAGAGGGTTTAAACAGGGGGCAGGTGGTTAAGGTTAGGCTATATTAA
- a CDS encoding ThiF family adenylyltransferase gives MKSRSDSAVEVLCERCKRDAVAEEIANVHFRDIVLLYNLLYNKGDRYKGGIDIDTNEINLDWNSKDAVSRYIRQMTFKPFGVDGQERLLKSRVLVVGCGGLGSTIAEILVRSGVGYIRLVDRDYVEMHNIHRQILYDESDIYKPKAIAASEKLKKINSEVEIDAYDTDFNGATALRLIDGIDLMVDGTDNFQVRFLMNDLAVRFGIPWIYGATIGGYGSIMDIIPGETPCLRCYIRDMPAPGTFDTCETGGILSPLPNIIGSIEALEAIKYLSGNQETMIKGLLFIDAWFNSYNIVNIKRNDECPCCIQEDFQFLNLNNPDTVSLCSSDSFEVFPYVMDSINLKSIYDRLKEVGIDVSISPYLLSFETEGKRLTLFRDGRAIIKGAKNKGEAKEIYARYIGF, from the coding sequence GTGAAGAGCAGGTCAGATTCTGCTGTGGAGGTATTATGTGAACGCTGCAAGAGGGATGCCGTTGCTGAGGAGATAGCTAATGTACATTTCAGGGATATAGTGTTGTTATATAATTTGTTATATAATAAAGGAGATCGGTACAAGGGAGGGATTGATATCGATACAAACGAAATAAACCTTGACTGGAATTCTAAAGACGCTGTTTCCAGATATATAAGACAGATGACGTTTAAACCGTTTGGGGTAGATGGACAGGAAAGACTTTTAAAGTCGAGGGTGCTGGTGGTAGGGTGTGGAGGCCTGGGCTCTACCATAGCAGAGATTCTTGTAAGGAGTGGTGTTGGTTATATACGTCTGGTGGACAGGGACTATGTGGAGATGCACAATATACATAGGCAGATATTATATGACGAGTCGGATATATATAAGCCTAAGGCGATAGCTGCCTCGGAGAAACTCAAGAAGATAAACAGTGAGGTTGAGATAGATGCCTATGACACGGACTTTAATGGTGCAACGGCCCTTCGTCTTATTGACGGGATAGACCTGATGGTGGATGGTACAGACAATTTTCAGGTAAGGTTTTTGATGAATGACCTTGCGGTAAGGTTTGGCATACCCTGGATATATGGGGCCACCATAGGTGGATATGGCAGTATAATGGATATAATACCCGGAGAAACTCCGTGTCTGAGATGCTATATCAGGGATATGCCGGCACCGGGAACCTTTGATACCTGTGAGACCGGCGGGATACTATCTCCGCTTCCCAATATTATAGGAAGCATAGAGGCTCTGGAGGCCATAAAATATCTCTCGGGGAATCAGGAGACAATGATAAAAGGACTGCTGTTTATAGATGCCTGGTTTAACTCCTATAATATTGTGAACATAAAAAGGAATGATGAGTGTCCCTGCTGCATACAGGAAGATTTTCAATTCTTAAATCTTAACAACCCGGATACTGTGTCCCTGTGTTCATCAGACAGCTTTGAGGTATTTCCCTATGTAATGGATTCTATCAACCTTAAGAGTATTTATGATAGATTAAAAGAGGTTGGGATTGATGTCAGTATAAGTCCTTATCTTTTGAGCTTTGAAACAGAAGGAAAAAGGTTAACCCTGTTTAGAGACGGGAGGGCTATAATTAAAGGGGCTAAAAACAAAGGTGAAGCCAAGGAGATATATGCAAGATATATTGGATTTTAA
- a CDS encoding aldehyde ferredoxin oxidoreductase N-terminal domain-containing protein, with product MSSEYGWAGKILRVDLTTGTFSTVDTMKYVPKYVGGYGVALRIWWEEVGPGIKAFDPENKVIIVNGPASGTLSPCSGRCNVISISPHSYPEQLTNTSIGGHFPAKLKWNGYDGIILEGKSPEPCYLLIQDGVPQLKPAKDLWGLGLIDAQQLLRERHGKDTESYGIGPAGENLVRFAIMGCGAHNATGQGGVGAVLGSKNLKAISLVGGKHQCRVADVEATIEKVKEFYPIRRKRPLIYGNLGKKEENPWWTDWSGDKPMFDTHAYDWMGEIQNMPYPIFAKSCATGCLGGCGFFEFRNVPTVSRIGLVTGMTGCVHTRYEQILSHADTDRNFERGFEIHVLAQQLGIGHHEIVYGIVPWLQYTKEMGIDTESLMGMPTDILNNQWWIDLLYMIAYRKGFGDTLAEGLRRTVEKLGPEKYWYPQHEGYDPAFGTKHKRKGPVAPIGGWGYASRGILSELKFPMWLPGALNWMIDTRDPHHNKWPDWIHDDFLAYLAKDPDKYGSDFPVKWAKDSTIRGILIDCLPVCFQFPLRKYMGWRWENEDEIIGEGHKSTGLEAALFSSVTGVETSEEEYYRAGERINTLTRAILLRNHDRTAKMEWDEIIRVLYDQVDPEKFEVTVANWYEALGWNRETGYPTREHLRDVGLEDLIPELEKIGKIG from the coding sequence ATGAGTAGCGAATATGGATGGGCGGGGAAAATACTGAGAGTTGACCTCACAACAGGAACCTTCTCAACAGTTGATACGATGAAATATGTCCCAAAGTATGTGGGCGGTTACGGTGTAGCGCTTAGAATATGGTGGGAGGAAGTTGGACCTGGGATAAAGGCTTTCGACCCGGAGAACAAAGTTATAATTGTGAACGGACCTGCCTCTGGAACTCTATCCCCTTGTTCAGGAAGGTGTAATGTTATTAGTATATCACCACACAGCTATCCAGAACAGCTAACAAATACTTCAATAGGTGGACATTTCCCGGCAAAGTTAAAGTGGAATGGCTATGATGGAATCATATTGGAGGGGAAATCGCCAGAACCGTGTTATTTATTAATCCAAGATGGTGTACCTCAGTTAAAACCAGCGAAAGATCTTTGGGGCCTGGGCCTTATAGATGCACAACAATTACTTCGTGAACGTCATGGTAAAGACACCGAGTCCTATGGCATCGGTCCTGCAGGCGAGAATCTTGTTCGTTTTGCCATAATGGGATGTGGCGCACATAACGCCACTGGACAGGGCGGAGTGGGTGCAGTATTAGGCTCCAAGAATCTGAAGGCTATCTCCCTTGTTGGAGGAAAACATCAGTGCAGGGTTGCAGATGTTGAAGCAACAATTGAAAAAGTAAAGGAATTCTACCCTATTAGGAGAAAACGCCCTTTAATATATGGTAATCTTGGTAAGAAAGAGGAAAATCCTTGGTGGACAGATTGGTCAGGCGATAAGCCAATGTTTGACACACATGCATACGACTGGATGGGCGAAATTCAAAATATGCCTTATCCAATTTTTGCCAAGTCATGTGCTACAGGCTGTCTCGGTGGCTGTGGATTCTTTGAATTTAGAAATGTACCTACAGTTTCCCGTATAGGCCTTGTAACCGGAATGACCGGCTGTGTACACACCAGATATGAACAGATTCTTAGCCATGCTGATACTGACAGAAACTTTGAACGAGGTTTTGAAATCCATGTGCTTGCACAGCAATTAGGTATAGGACATCATGAGATTGTTTATGGCATAGTTCCATGGCTTCAGTACACAAAAGAGATGGGAATTGATACTGAATCACTAATGGGTATGCCGACAGATATACTAAACAATCAGTGGTGGATAGACCTTCTCTACATGATAGCTTACAGAAAAGGCTTTGGCGATACATTGGCAGAGGGTCTGAGAAGAACGGTTGAGAAGCTGGGACCGGAAAAATACTGGTATCCTCAACATGAAGGCTATGATCCTGCATTTGGTACAAAGCATAAAAGGAAAGGTCCTGTGGCTCCTATTGGGGGCTGGGGTTATGCTTCAAGAGGCATATTGTCTGAGTTGAAATTTCCTATGTGGCTGCCTGGCGCATTGAATTGGATGATTGACACACGTGATCCTCATCATAATAAGTGGCCTGATTGGATCCACGATGATTTCCTTGCTTACTTGGCGAAGGATCCGGACAAATATGGAAGTGACTTCCCGGTAAAATGGGCAAAGGATTCTACAATACGTGGAATACTCATCGATTGCCTGCCTGTTTGCTTCCAATTCCCACTGCGCAAGTATATGGGTTGGCGTTGGGAAAATGAAGATGAGATTATTGGGGAAGGTCATAAATCTACAGGATTGGAAGCTGCACTTTTCTCCTCAGTTACCGGCGTAGAAACTTCCGAAGAGGAATACTATAGGGCAGGGGAGAGGATTAATACATTAACAAGGGCGATACTGCTTCGTAATCACGATAGGACCGCCAAAATGGAATGGGACGAAATTATCAGGGTGCTTTATGATCAGGTTGACCCAGAAAAGTTTGAAGTTACAGTAGCAAACTGGTATGAGGCACTGGGTTGGAATAGAGAGACCGGCTACCCAACAAGGGAGCATTTAAGAGATGTAGGTCTTGAAGATCTAATCCCCGAATTAGAGAAGATTGGGAAGATAGGTTAG
- a CDS encoding 4Fe-4S dicluster domain-containing protein: protein MKNTESVNHEKKGGPWKKAIGYISMVDPSESLCQDCRICEMYCAAVHDGACGLELNRIWESRDPFRGEYFAYSCKQCISPSCMAACPTHAIYIDERTGARCIDEEKCIGCKLCIKACPLDPPRINFNSVKKKAVKCDLCKDRPNGPVCVEMCPTMCLELKKY, encoded by the coding sequence ATGAAAAATACAGAAAGTGTAAATCATGAAAAAAAGGGTGGTCCCTGGAAAAAAGCAATAGGTTATATATCCATGGTAGACCCAAGTGAATCACTTTGCCAGGACTGCAGAATCTGTGAGATGTATTGCGCAGCGGTACACGATGGAGCTTGTGGACTAGAACTGAATAGAATATGGGAGTCAAGGGATCCATTCCGCGGTGAGTACTTTGCTTATTCTTGTAAGCAATGCATATCCCCATCATGTATGGCCGCCTGCCCTACACATGCAATATATATTGATGAAAGGACAGGTGCAAGGTGCATAGATGAGGAAAAGTGCATAGGGTGTAAATTATGCATTAAAGCTTGTCCGCTTGATCCCCCGAGAATCAACTTTAACAGTGTAAAGAAAAAGGCTGTAAAGTGCGACCTCTGCAAAGATAGACCAAATGGACCTGTCTGTGTGGAAATGTGTCCAACTATGTGTTTGGAATTAAAGAAATATTAA
- the fdhD gene encoding formate dehydrogenase accessory sulfurtransferase FdhD: MGDLEENLIEIPQGVAPGIKSQRYANGKWEEIDLSVPKEMSLTIYINSQELVTILCTPLKLKFLVIGYMLAEGIINDIDDITYVFFRRVCVDDAIADVKLKKEDFVLPVKRVLTSGCGGGMNLIDSDIGPKLNSKIYTTPEKLLFLMQQMQQSAVHYRTSGGIHTSAICDSQSIIALEEDIGRHNTIDKIIGECMMRKISTKDKILITSGRISSEMLRKAAKMQTPIIVSLTSPTERAILLAQELNITLVGYARGSHLTVYSKPERLGVVAKC; this comes from the coding sequence TTGGGAGATTTGGAAGAAAATTTAATAGAGATACCACAAGGTGTTGCCCCGGGTATTAAGAGTCAAAGATATGCTAATGGAAAATGGGAAGAAATTGATCTTTCCGTACCAAAGGAGATGTCTCTCACCATATATATAAACAGTCAGGAGTTGGTGACCATCCTCTGCACTCCTTTAAAATTGAAATTCCTGGTGATAGGATACATGCTCGCTGAAGGAATTATTAATGATATCGATGATATAACTTACGTGTTTTTCCGTCGGGTTTGCGTGGATGATGCCATTGCAGATGTAAAATTAAAGAAAGAGGATTTCGTTTTGCCTGTAAAAAGAGTTCTTACCTCCGGTTGTGGTGGTGGCATGAACCTAATTGATAGTGATATTGGCCCCAAATTAAATTCTAAAATATATACAACACCTGAAAAACTACTTTTTTTGATGCAGCAAATGCAGCAAAGCGCTGTGCATTATCGCACGAGTGGTGGTATTCATACTTCTGCTATCTGTGATAGCCAGAGCATTATTGCATTGGAAGAAGACATAGGGAGGCATAATACTATTGATAAAATCATTGGTGAATGTATGATGCGAAAGATTTCTACCAAGGACAAGATATTAATAACCAGTGGAAGAATATCTTCAGAGATGTTACGTAAAGCTGCAAAAATGCAAACTCCTATAATAGTTTCGCTCACTTCACCTACAGAACGGGCAATTTTACTGGCACAAGAGCTTAATATAACACTTGTTGGGTATGCTCGAGGTAGCCATCTTACGGTATATTCAAAACCTGAACGACTGGGTGTCGTGGCAAAGTGTTAG
- a CDS encoding uroporphyrinogen decarboxylase family protein, producing MTSAQEMLQERMKLFNDAMNFRKPKRTPMIANTFTWKIFDSDLNVKLSEATSDWDIMEKVMCEHHERYQFDAYLDYGTRNVNKLNNILGGLQHQINDETGAINAVDHVLMEGDEYDEYLANPTMFLWTKVAPRKFGELTIGQIQEAIIELGKFRAYDAKIKGIFQNKYGIPEVYKNYCQLPIETLFTGYRGIKEFSIDMRKRPNKIKDFVQASEPGFLAYVDKLLELPNTHYVCDLYSAFLAHSIMSVKQFEELYWPTYKKVIDRLTAQGKTTYLFCEAEFLRIADFFQDVPKGTIILHVENDNIFEVRKKVPNICLAGGMPVDLLGKSTPQKCVDYAKMLIDEMGEGFVFSQNKMMSYKNDATRENMLAVNEFVRNYSG from the coding sequence ATGACAAGTGCACAGGAGATGCTTCAAGAAAGAATGAAGTTGTTTAATGATGCAATGAACTTCAGAAAACCTAAAAGAACTCCGATGATAGCCAATACTTTCACATGGAAGATATTTGATTCTGATTTGAATGTCAAGCTCAGTGAGGCAACAAGCGATTGGGACATTATGGAGAAAGTTATGTGTGAGCATCACGAGCGCTACCAGTTTGATGCTTATCTTGATTATGGAACAAGAAATGTTAATAAATTGAACAATATACTTGGCGGACTTCAACATCAGATCAATGACGAAACTGGTGCTATTAATGCGGTAGATCATGTACTTATGGAGGGGGACGAATATGATGAATATTTGGCTAATCCTACCATGTTCCTCTGGACAAAAGTAGCACCAAGAAAATTCGGGGAACTTACAATTGGGCAGATACAGGAAGCAATTATAGAACTGGGCAAATTCAGAGCATATGATGCAAAGATAAAAGGCATATTCCAAAACAAATATGGTATTCCTGAAGTTTACAAGAATTACTGCCAGCTTCCAATTGAAACTTTATTCACCGGATATAGAGGGATAAAGGAGTTTTCCATCGACATGAGAAAGCGCCCCAACAAGATAAAAGATTTTGTACAGGCATCAGAGCCTGGCTTTTTAGCTTATGTTGATAAGCTTTTGGAACTTCCAAATACACATTATGTTTGTGACTTGTATTCAGCATTTTTGGCCCACAGTATAATGAGCGTAAAACAGTTTGAAGAGCTCTACTGGCCTACATACAAAAAAGTGATTGACAGATTGACAGCACAGGGAAAAACCACATATCTTTTCTGTGAAGCCGAATTCCTGCGAATTGCCGATTTCTTCCAGGATGTACCCAAAGGTACAATAATACTGCACGTTGAAAATGATAATATATTTGAAGTCAGAAAGAAAGTCCCAAATATTTGTCTTGCAGGAGGAATGCCTGTTGACCTATTGGGAAAATCAACACCACAAAAATGCGTAGATTATGCTAAAATGCTTATTGATGAAATGGGTGAAGGTTTTGTATTCAGCCAGAACAAAATGATGTCCTATAAAAATGATGCCACTCGTGAAAATATGCTGGCTGTCAATGAATTTGTTAGAAATTACAGTGGATAG